AGCATTTGTGCTATCAGAGACGAGCAGAAGGACCCCTTCTTCCCCCAAACGCGCGAGCGTCTGAATGTCACTTAACTTACCATCGACAGGTGTCATGTCGAACTTGAAATCACCTGTATGGACGATAATACCGGCGGGTGTGCGTAACGCAATCGCCACGGCATCTGGGATACTATGCGTAACATGGATAAATTCGGCTGAAAAATCACCCAATTCGACCGTATCGCCGGGGGTAATCGTATTGAGTTGTGCCTTGCCGAGAACATTGTATTCGCGTAATCTTCCGCTTGCGATCGCGAGCGTGAGTTGCGTGCCGTAGACCGGTACATCCAACTGCCGTAGCACGTAGAATAAGGCACCAATATGATCTTCATGTCCGTGGGTGAGTAGGATGCCGCGAATCTTTTCCTGTCGTTCAACCAGGTAGTGGATATCTGGGAATATAAGATCGACACCGGGCATGTCTGCATTCGGTAGCATGAAACCTGTGTCAATGACGATAATGTCATTTTCGGTCTCATATACCATCATATTCAGCCCGAATTCGCCTAAACCTCCCAATGGGATAATCGAAACGTTTCCTTTGATTTCTTCAAATTCCAATTTTTAATGATTCCTTGCGGTTAAACAGCGCGAGTTTGAACTGTAAAGTGCCCTTCTCAAATCCGCTCTCCATTTCATTACGAGCTACGCAATTGGTGATATAAAGTCTAACAATTATTAAACAACAATGTTAATAAGATTACGGTTCGGGACGACGATGACTTTCCGAATCGATTTCCCGTCGATGAACCGCTGAACCCGTTCATCTGCGAGTGCGGCTTCCTCGATCTCTTTATCGGTTGTATCGGCAGGAAGTTGGAGTCGACTGCGGAGTTTCCCGTTGACTTGGGCAACAATGGTTACAGTCGCACTGGTAAGCACGGATTCGTCGTGTGTGGGCCATTGTGAAAGCGCGATGAAGCCTGTTTCACCGAGACGGTGCCACAATTCCTGGGCAATATGTGGTGCATACGGCGAGAGCAGATGTAAGAAGATCTTCAAAATCTCCTTAGGCAGCGTTTTCGCCTGCGTGGCAGCGTTAACGAAAATCATCATCTGGCTAATTCCTGTATTCATCTTGTCGATGGACTCCGTGTCTTCGGTTACCTGTTTGATGGTCTTATGGAGCTCCCGCCAAAGTTCGGACTCGATTGTGCCAGCAACGTCGGTTAACTTTTCGCTGAGTTCCCCACTCTCTTCATCAATAACAAGCCGCCAGACGCGTTGAAGGAACCGGTAGACCCCCTCTACACCGGCATCTTGCCAGGGTGTGCTTGCTGTGACGGGTCCGATAAACAGGAGATAGAGGCGAATTGCATCTGCGCCATATTTGTCAATAACATCATCCGAGTTAATAACGTTGAAGCGCGATTTGGACATCTTCTCCATTTGCGCGTGGAGCGGTACACCAGCGGTTTTCGCGACGGCTTTTCCGTTGTTCCGTTCAACTTCGTGCGGATAGTAATACTTCCCAGCACCGTCCTGATACGATTCAGCGAGGATTGTCCCTTGGTTCACCAAGCCTTGGAACGGCTCTTTCGTGGAGACCAATCCGCAATCGTAAAGGACCTTATGCCAGAACCGTGCGTAGAGCAGATGTAACACAGCGTGCTCTGCACCACCTAAGTAAAGATCAACAGGCATCCAATACTGTTCAAGTGCCGGATCGAAGGCGGCATCAGGATTGTGTGCGTCAAGGAAGCGGAGGTAATACCAGCAGGAACCCGCCCACTGCGGCATGATATTCGTTTCTCGTGTCGCGGTTTTTCCATCAGGTAGTGTCACATTCAACCACTCGGAGCCAGCGCGGGCGAGCGGTGGTTCACCATCTTCTGTCGGCTTGTATGCATCAATAGGCGGAAGTTCTAAAGGCAATTCCTCATCTCGCAGTTGAACAATCGCTCCATCTTCCAAGTGTGCGAGTGGGAAGGGTTCACCCCAATACCTTTGCCGAGAGAAAAGCCAATCTCGTAGGCGATATTGAACTTGAGCAGCCCCTTTCCCTTCACTTTCGAGCCATGCGTTCATTTTCTCTTTCGCCTCAGCAACGTGCAAGCCGTTAAGGAAACCGGAA
This genomic window from Candidatus Poribacteria bacterium contains:
- a CDS encoding leucine--tRNA ligase, which translates into the protein MENHPYVPAEIEPYWQAAWQEKEAFKIPNDIETLAKKPKFYVLGMFPYTSGAGLHVGHSKNYLPTDVLANFRRMQGYHVMHPMGWDAFGLPTERTAVRENEHPAHITQRNTTTFRQQMQRFGFSYDWSREIDTSLPEYYRWTQWIFLRLYEKGLAYLADVPVNWCPALSTVLANEEVKDGKYVETGDPVERRLMRQWMLKITAYADRLLEDLDLLDWPEGLKEMQRHWIGKSEGADITFDVKDSDDTFTVFTTRPDTLFGATYCVLAPEHPLVSEITHPDAASAVNAYVKEAVNKTDLQRTDLATEKTGVFTGAYAINPCNNTPIPIWVADYVLMTYGTGAIMAVPGHDERDHEFATTFGIPIVEVISGGEKPIEAEAFEGDGICVNSGFLNGLHVAEAKEKMNAWLESEGKGAAQVQYRLRDWLFSRQRYWGEPFPLAHLEDGAIVQLRDEELPLELPPIDAYKPTEDGEPPLARAGSEWLNVTLPDGKTATRETNIMPQWAGSCWYYLRFLDAHNPDAAFDPALEQYWMPVDLYLGGAEHAVLHLLYARFWHKVLYDCGLVSTKEPFQGLVNQGTILAESYQDGAGKYYYPHEVERNNGKAVAKTAGVPLHAQMEKMSKSRFNVINSDDVIDKYGADAIRLYLLFIGPVTASTPWQDAGVEGVYRFLQRVWRLVIDEESGELSEKLTDVAGTIESELWRELHKTIKQVTEDTESIDKMNTGISQMMIFVNAATQAKTLPKEILKIFLHLLSPYAPHIAQELWHRLGETGFIALSQWPTHDESVLTSATVTIVAQVNGKLRSRLQLPADTTDKEIEEAALADERVQRFIDGKSIRKVIVVPNRNLINIVV